A stretch of DNA from Pseudonocardia hierapolitana:
ACCACGGACCACGCCGGGTGGTCGACGAGGTCGTGCTCGGTGACCGTGCGGACGAACGCCGCGAGCTGGGTGACCTCCGGGAAGGCGAACAACGCGTCGTCGTCGCCGAGGAAGGCCTCCCATTCCTCGCCGTCCTCACGCCACCGGGGCGCCCACAGCGTGACGAGGTCGCCCTCCGTCAGGGAGAGCTGGATCGGGACGATGTCGCTGGCCACGCGGGAAGCCTAGGACCACGCCTCGACCGCCCGGCCGGTGGTGCGGCATACGCGGCGCGAGGGCGGGCGTCACCGGCCGTTCGTCCCGCGGTCGTCGACGCGTGCACGAGCACGTTGCCCCGGCTCGGCACGTTTTGCTCGCCCATCCGGGAGATCAGGCTCACCCGATCGCCCGGGCTGCACTGCCTCGAAAGGTGGCGAGCGGGCCGGAGTGCGGGGTCAGCGCCCCACCGGGTGCCACACGGTCTTGATCTCGGTCCAGGCCCGCAGCCGGGTGAGCTCCGGGACCCGGGTCCAGTCGGGCTCGGCGGCGGGCCTCGGCAGCACCCGCTTGACCCCCTCGGCTGCTGCGCGTTCCAGGTCGGCGGCCAGCTCGGCGGGCGCCCCCACCAGGTCGAGGGCCTGCACCTCGCCGTGCGCGGCGAGCCACGGCGCGAGCTCGGCGGTGCGCCCGGTGAGCACGTTGGCCACCCCGCCGGGCACGTCGGACGTGGCGAGCACCTCGGCCAGCTCCACCGCGGGCAGCGGCCGGGCCTCGGAGGCCACGACGACGGCCGTGCAGCCGGTGGCGAGCACGGGCGCGAGCACGTCGACCAGCCCGAGCAGCGACGACGACCGGGGCGCCAGCACCCCCACCACGCCGGTGGGCTCCGGCGTGGACCAGTTCACCAGCGGCCCGGCCACCGGGTTCACCGAGCCGAGCACGGACGCGATCTTGTCGGTCCACCCGGCGTACCAGACCCAGCGGTCGATCGCGGTGTCCACCAGCGTGGCGGCCTGTCCCTTGCGCACGCCCTCGGCGGCCACCACGTCGTCGACGAACTGGGCGCGGCGCCCCTGCAGCATCTCGGCGACCCGGTACAGCACCTGGCCGCGGTTGTAGGCGGTGGCTCCCGCCCAGCCGGGGAAGGCCGCGCGGGCGGAGCTCACCGCGTCGCGCACGTCCTTGCGGGAGGCGAGCGCGGCGTGGGCGAGCAGCGTGCCGCCGGCGCCGGTGACCGCGTAGCTGCGGCCCGACTCCGAGCGCGGGAACGCGCCGCCGACGTACAGCTTGTAGGTCTTGGCGACGGTGAGCCGGTCGGTGGTCGTCACCCCGCGGAATCTACGCCGGGAGGTCGAGCCGGACGAGCTGCGCGCGGGACGCCACTCCGAGCTTCGGGAACGCCTTGTAGAGGTGGTAGCCGACCGTGCGCGGGGACAGGAACAGCTGCGCGGCGATGTCACGGTTGGACAGTCCCGCCGCGGCGAGCCGGACGACCTGCAGTTCCTGCGGCGTGAGCTCGCCGAGCTGGTCGGGGGCGGGGCCGGTCGCCCTGGTCGACGTCGAGCGGGTCTCGCCCGTGGCGCGCAGCTCGGCGCGCGCCCGCTCGGCCCACGGCCCCGCGCCCAGCTCGTCGAACG
This window harbors:
- a CDS encoding aldehyde dehydrogenase family protein → MTTTDRLTVAKTYKLYVGGAFPRSESGRSYAVTGAGGTLLAHAALASRKDVRDAVSSARAAFPGWAGATAYNRGQVLYRVAEMLQGRRAQFVDDVVAAEGVRKGQAATLVDTAIDRWVWYAGWTDKIASVLGSVNPVAGPLVNWSTPEPTGVVGVLAPRSSSLLGLVDVLAPVLATGCTAVVVASEARPLPAVELAEVLATSDVPGGVANVLTGRTAELAPWLAAHGEVQALDLVGAPAELAADLERAAAEGVKRVLPRPAAEPDWTRVPELTRLRAWTEIKTVWHPVGR